Proteins from a genomic interval of Zingiber officinale cultivar Zhangliang chromosome 2A, Zo_v1.1, whole genome shotgun sequence:
- the LOC122044164 gene encoding uncharacterized protein LOC122044164 codes for MEESGRIYVTMTTGEYELFKEAKRLAASERQVTVSRPRQAPTEASKEPLPISDWGSKRKQLEVVPQHPYRVPGIGYYQLEPQAQSLKKEQPQAFVAESSQPRDSKKGKALVIPEAFLEDPDEKVPFSTRILNERLPKGYRAPSIREYDGSKDPEDHLRKFKSTALLHQYSDAVKCRAFLNTLSGSALKWFDGLPQGSITCFLDFKTTFLRRFASSKKYQKTDHYLFALKQGSTEPLRSYINRFNQVAQDVPTATSEILMSAFSHGLGEGEWKKRKQLERRPKDHFLPLPSRKGERLNPPLNPYRESGKPDLHAFHLGPEIRPAPRVAAVHIPRPGLGSNRYCTYHRSRTHDTNRCFQFARDSKRAAEMSLPPPELAPQLIKMMEDQRMAGQAGSSRPDLAGPSTHQPGRGKEPEGSREVENRGNAAVREIDMISGGPTDGDSGRARKSHVRRLEVHAVGCSQEQAAGPVLSFGPADLEGLELPHDDALIIKAIIANSRVARVFVDTGSSVNILFRTAFEEMQIDAVELQPVATSLYGFTGNEVKPMGQIKLAISLGTEPLVRTRRSTIIVVDSPSSYNVILGRPALHEFRAAVSTFHQKIKFPVGEQVGEVKGEQKVSRRCYIDMVRVEA; via the exons atggaggagtctggccgcaTTTACGTTACTATGACCACTGGGGAGTACGaactcttcaaggaggccaaaagATTGGCAGCCTCGGAGAGACAGGTAACTGTCTCGCGACCACGACAAGCCCCTACCGAGGCTTCCAAGGAACCCCTGCCTATTTCAGATTGGGGTTCCAAAAGAAAGCAGCTTGAGGTAGTTCCTCAGCATCCTTATCGCGTGCCTGGTATAGGATATTATCAGCTAGAGCCCCAAGCACAAAGCCTCAAGAAGGAGCAGCCTCAAGCATTTGTGGCTGAGAGCTCACAGCCGCGGGATTCGAAGAAAGGAAAGGCCCTCGTCATACCTGAGGCATTTCTCGAAGATCCGGACGAGAAAGTACCTTTTTCAACTAGAATTCTAAATGAAAGACTACCCAAGGGTTATAGAGCTCCATCGATCagagaatatgatgggagcaaggatCCAGAAGATCATTTGCGAAAATTCAAAAGCACAGCCCTGCTGCATCAATAtagcgatgctgtcaaatgcaGAGCTTTCCTGAATACTTTATCTGGTTCAGCTTTAAAGTGGTTCGATGGGTTGCCTCAAGGGTCCATCACCTGTTTTCTAGacttcaaaacgacttttttgcgACGATTTGCCAGCAGTAAGAAATATCAGAAGACAGATCATTACCTTTTTGCTCTAAAGCAGGGGTCGACTGAGCCCCTGAGAAGTTATATCAaccgctttaatcaagtggctcaagaTGTCCCTACTGCCACTTCGGAGATTCTGATGAGCGCTTTCTCTCATGGATTGGGAGAGGGAGA gtggaagaagcgcaagcagcTCGAAAGAAGGCCGAAAGACCACTTCCTTCCACTACCAAGCAGGAAAGGAGAGCGCCTCAACCCGCCCCTCAACCCCTACCGCGAGTCCGGGAAGCCAGACCTGCATGCCTTTCATCTCGGGCCGGAAATTCGACCTGCTCCTCGAGTTGCTGCTGTACACATCCCCCGTCCAGGGCTAGGGAGTAATCGGTACTGCACCTATCATAGATCTCGCACACATGATACTAATAGATGTTTTCAATTTGCTCGAGACTCTAAACGAGCTGCAGAGATGAGTTTGCCCCCGCCTGAGCTAGCGCCGCAGTTGATCAAGATGATGGAAGACCAAAGGATGGCAGGGCAGGCCGGATCATCTCGTCCTGACCTAGCGGGACCTAGCACTCATCAGCCTGGCCGGGGAAAAGAGCCGGAAGGATCACGAGAGGTCGAAAACAGAGGTAACGCAGCTGTTAGAGAGATCGACATGATTTCTGGAGGGCCGACCGACGGAGATTCAGGGAGAGCACGTAAGTCTCATGTTCGGCGATTGGAGGTTCATGCTGTCGGATGCAGTCAGGAGCAAGCTGCTGGCCCTGTTCTTAGCTTTGGGCCTGCAGACCTGGAGGGTCTGGAGTTGCCTCATGACGATGCACTCATCATCAAAGCCATCATTGCCAATAGTCGAGTGGCTCGGGTTTTTgttgataccgggagctcggttaaCATTCTATTCAGGACCGCATTTGAAGAAATGCAGATTGATGCTGTTGAACTTCAGCCAGTGGCTACATCTCTATATGGGTTTACTGGCAATGAAGTGAAGCctatgggtcagattaagctggcaATATCTTTGGGCACCGAGCCACTGGTGCGCACAAGGAGGAGCACAATTATAGTAGTGGACTCCCCTTCTTCCTATAATGTTATTCTAGGGAGGCCCGCCCTGCACGAATTTAGGGCTGCCGTCTCGACCTTTCACCAAAAAATCAAGTTTCCTgtgggcgagcaggtcggggaagttaaaggaGAACAGAAGGtttctcggcggtgctatattgaTATGGTCCGAGTGGAGGCTTGA